The DNA sequence GAGACGCAGGCCTAGCCCGGCTGCCACTCAAACGCCGCACGCAGACACGCCGCTTCCCATGGATATCCCCAAACAATACAGCGCGGCCGACGTCGAAGGCCGCATCGCTCTGTTCTGGCAGGAGACCCATGCCTTTGACGCCGATCCCCCCCGGGGCGGCGCGAGTTACTGCATCGTCATCCCGCCGCCGAACGTCACCGCGACGCTCCACACCGGCCACGCGCTCAACAACACGCTCCAAGACGTGCTCGTGCGCTGGCAGCGCATGCGCGGCCGCAATACGCGGTGGGTCTACGGCACCGACCACGCCGGCATCGCCACCCAGAACGTCGTCGAGCGCGCGCTGGCGCAGGAGGGCATTCGACGCGACGACCTCACACGCGACGAGTTTCTCGAACGCATCTGGCAGTGGTGCCGCGACAAGGGCGGCGGCATCACGGAACAGCTCAAGCGCCTCGGCTGTTCGCTCGACTACGCGAACGAGCGCTTCACGATGGATGACGGTCTCTCAAACGCCGTCCAGGAGGTCTTCATCCGCCTCTACGACAAGGGCCTCATCTATCGCGGCAACTACATCGTCAACTGGTGCCCGCGGTGCCGCACGGCACTGAGCGATGAGGAAGCCGAACACCGCGAGCAGGACGGCAAGCTCTGGTACATTCGCTACCCGATCGAGGGCGGCAAGACCTACATCGTCGTTGCCACAACGCGGCCCGAGACAATGCTCGGCGACGTCGCCGTCGCGGTGAATCCGGCCGACAAGCGGCTCGACGAGCTCCGCGCGAAGACCATCGTCCTACCGATCCTCAACCGCCGGCTCGCTGTGATTGCCGACGACTTCGTTGACCCGAAGTTCGGCACCGGTATCGTTAAGGTCACCCCCGCGCACGACCCGAACGACTTCCAGATGGGTCTGCGCCACGGCCTGGATCCGGTCAACGTCATGACCGACACCGGCCTGATGAATGAGAATGCCGGCCCATACGCCGGCATGGACCGCTTCGTGTGCCGCACGCAGCTTCTCGACGACCTCGATCGCGAGGGCCTCATCGAGAAGATCGAACCGCATACCTTGAGCATTGGCGAGTGTTACCGCTGCCACACCGTCGTCGAGCCGCGGCTCTCCAGGCAATGGTTCGTCAGGATGAAGCCGCTCGCCGAGCCGTGCATCAAGCCCGTTGAGGACGGGGCGATTCGCTTCCACCCCAAACGCTGGACCAAGGTCTACCTCGAGTGGATGAACAATATCCGCGACTGGTGCATCTCGCGCCAGATCCAATGGGGCCACCGCATTCCGATCTATTACGTCGACGGAACGGATCAAGTCATCGCCGCGCGCTCTGAGGCCGAGGCGATCGAGAAGTCCGGCGGCCGACCCGTCGCGCAGGACCCAGACGTGCTCGACACGTGGTTCTCATCGTGGCTGTGGCCCTTCTCGACGCTCGGCTGGCCCGAGGAGACCGCTGAGCTCAAGTGTCACTACCCAACCAACGTGCTTGTCACCGCGCCCGAGATCATCTTCTTCTGGGTCGCCCGCATGATCATGGCCGGCTACGAGTTCATGGGCGATCTGCCGTTCACCGACGTC is a window from the Verrucomicrobiota bacterium genome containing:
- a CDS encoding valine--tRNA ligase, which produces MDIPKQYSAADVEGRIALFWQETHAFDADPPRGGASYCIVIPPPNVTATLHTGHALNNTLQDVLVRWQRMRGRNTRWVYGTDHAGIATQNVVERALAQEGIRRDDLTRDEFLERIWQWCRDKGGGITEQLKRLGCSLDYANERFTMDDGLSNAVQEVFIRLYDKGLIYRGNYIVNWCPRCRTALSDEEAEHREQDGKLWYIRYPIEGGKTYIVVATTRPETMLGDVAVAVNPADKRLDELRAKTIVLPILNRRLAVIADDFVDPKFGTGIVKVTPAHDPNDFQMGLRHGLDPVNVMTDTGLMNENAGPYAGMDRFVCRTQLLDDLDREGLIEKIEPHTLSIGECYRCHTVVEPRLSRQWFVRMKPLAEPCIKPVEDGAIRFHPKRWTKVYLEWMNNIRDWCISRQIQWGHRIPIYYVDGTDQVIAARSEAEAIEKSGGRPVAQDPDVLDTWFSSWLWPFSTLGWPEETAELKCHYPTNVLVTAPEIIFFWVARMIMAGYEFMGDLPFTDVVIHGTVRDEYGRKQSKSLRNGIDPLDIIAELGADALRFSIVSLASPGQDLPMQTGCDSPPGFKPVHLSDEERARRQLETFLPGRNFANKLWNASRFVLQNLEGADPTYDLAAATPSLRLSPDDVYILGKLNEAIAATDDALTRFRLNDAAQCLYEFFWRHYCDRYIEYAKGPLGNGAPEDKQRTQAVLRIVLENTLKLLHPIVPYITEEIWRLLNGKGRTPLMVSAWPKRLDLALDEPTVALMDQNYELIRAGRNLRKEYGVAPNEKRPFIVAASSDVNAEFLNTARATTQTMLGASVVDIHGPGYEPDRPMPSGVTPIGTIYIDLGADAAKELARLRKELDKLDGVIATLKKKLRNQQFLAKAPEEVVQKEREKLDQFSDKADRLRRSLAALEPEA